In Mycoavidus cysteinexigens, a genomic segment contains:
- the lnt gene encoding apolipoprotein N-acyltransferase codes for MAGSCRALILTRLAQPRATPDWREPWPLFLALLAGLAHTLSFAPTPYGGWLEIVTLTCFFALLANRRTLCATLASAGAFGFSHFVSGVFWLYISMHVYGGMPAIIALSALILFALYLAAWPILAAALWYFCGAARSDVATTPPLIPWRSSLAFASAWALSEWLRGVVLTGFPWLASGYAQVAGPFAGYAAVIGVYGVGWLLAFNAALIGQTFMAASRRCKWALLAPLIMLVTCITGGIATTQITWTKPAPHAPLTVRLLQGNVQQEIKFEQQGIDMAIALYQELITAQPADLIITPETGIPVLEEDIPESFANTIRDFADKTGSAIIFGSVGATLTPTGPVDLTNSLLGVTPRSPILYRYNKHHLVPFGEFIPWGFHWFVELMKIPLGDFARGAAIQQPFFVGAQPLALNICYEDIFGEEIARTLRRTPIPAGILVNATNLAWFGDTIALDQHLQIAQMRALETGRPVLRATNTGATAIIGPDGRVEKKLATFSVGSLEARVQGRVGATPYITYGNMPVLIVSLALLALFAAQRIKVPYIR; via the coding sequence ATGGCTGGCAGTTGCCGCGCTTTAATTCTAACGCGGCTAGCTCAACCACGCGCTACGCCAGATTGGCGAGAGCCCTGGCCCCTATTTCTCGCGCTATTAGCTGGGCTGGCTCATACCTTATCATTCGCGCCTACCCCATATGGTGGTTGGCTTGAAATCGTCACTTTGACCTGTTTTTTTGCACTGCTTGCCAATCGGCGCACACTGTGCGCCACTTTAGCCAGTGCCGGCGCATTCGGCTTTAGCCATTTTGTGAGCGGCGTATTTTGGCTCTATATCAGTATGCACGTGTATGGCGGCATGCCCGCTATAATCGCGCTCTCAGCTCTGATTTTATTCGCTTTGTATCTAGCCGCCTGGCCGATCTTGGCGGCGGCTCTATGGTATTTTTGCGGTGCTGCGCGCTCAGATGTAGCGACCACTCCCCCCCTCATTCCCTGGCGCAGTAGCCTAGCGTTTGCCAGCGCATGGGCTCTCAGTGAATGGTTGCGCGGCGTGGTGCTTACTGGCTTCCCATGGCTAGCCAGCGGTTATGCACAAGTTGCAGGTCCGTTCGCGGGTTATGCTGCAGTCATTGGCGTCTATGGGGTAGGTTGGCTGCTGGCTTTTAACGCTGCACTTATCGGACAAACGTTTATGGCTGCATCTAGGCGGTGCAAATGGGCTCTGCTAGCGCCTTTGATCATGCTTGTCACGTGTATCACTGGAGGTATTGCCACGACCCAAATTACTTGGACAAAGCCGGCCCCTCACGCGCCTCTTACCGTGCGTCTTTTGCAAGGGAATGTACAGCAAGAAATCAAATTTGAGCAGCAAGGCATTGATATGGCTATTGCGCTCTATCAAGAACTTATCACCGCCCAACCGGCTGACTTAATCATCACGCCCGAAACTGGAATCCCTGTTCTAGAGGAAGATATACCCGAATCTTTTGCCAACACGATACGAGATTTTGCTGACAAAACCGGTTCTGCAATCATTTTCGGTTCAGTCGGCGCAACTCTCACGCCCACGGGTCCGGTTGATTTAACCAATAGTCTGCTTGGGGTCACCCCACGTTCACCCATTCTTTACCGCTACAACAAACACCACCTCGTACCATTTGGCGAATTCATTCCGTGGGGCTTTCACTGGTTTGTTGAACTGATGAAGATCCCACTAGGCGATTTCGCGCGTGGAGCGGCAATTCAGCAGCCTTTTTTCGTTGGTGCACAGCCGTTGGCGCTCAATATTTGTTATGAAGATATTTTCGGCGAGGAAATTGCCCGTACTTTACGTCGAACTCCAATACCAGCGGGCATCCTCGTCAATGCAACCAACCTCGCCTGGTTTGGCGACACCATTGCGCTTGACCAACACTTACAAATTGCACAAATGCGCGCACTTGAAACCGGCCGCCCAGTGCTACGCGCAACCAATACCGGAGCCACCGCAATCATTGGCCCTGACGGCCGGGTTGAAAAAAAATTAGCAACTTTCAGCGTTGGTTCACTTGAGGCGCGTGTGCAGGGCAGAGTCGGAGCCACACCCTATATTACTTATGGGAATATGCCCGTATTGATTGTTTCGCTTGCGCTACTCGCGCTTTTTGCCGCACAACGCATCAAGGTGCCGTATATTCGCTGA
- a CDS encoding ferritin-like domain-containing protein, whose translation MQADEIDRVTLPWRVEDIDFSQINYTAVRASEELMLLLCASSFIESGSDLYTKNLVDYFGEDAEVSEWLRKHWEHEELQHGRALKAYIHHVWPQFDWDRAFANFFAEYSKLCTVDEFEKTHALEMVARCVVETGTATLYRAINECSNEPVLKKITHNIRTDEVRHYKYFFKYFKKYNETERNSRWTVLRALVRRLLEIRNDDTEIALRHVLAIRYPQQAGDLAYARQMNARVNKLVRRHLSADMCLKMLLKPLDLPARILPSVHYPLTKLTQHLFFR comes from the coding sequence ATACAAGCGGATGAAATTGATCGGGTGACGCTGCCATGGCGCGTTGAGGATATCGACTTTAGCCAAATTAATTATACTGCGGTGCGGGCCAGCGAAGAGTTGATGCTCTTGTTGTGCGCGTCATCGTTTATCGAAAGTGGCTCTGATTTATATACTAAAAATTTAGTCGATTACTTCGGTGAGGATGCGGAGGTGTCCGAGTGGCTTAGGAAGCACTGGGAGCATGAAGAATTGCAGCACGGTCGCGCGCTTAAAGCGTATATTCACCATGTTTGGCCGCAGTTTGACTGGGATCGTGCATTTGCGAATTTCTTTGCTGAATATTCCAAATTGTGCACCGTAGACGAATTCGAGAAAACGCATGCCCTTGAGATGGTGGCGCGTTGTGTGGTTGAAACGGGCACGGCTACGTTGTATCGAGCGATCAATGAGTGCTCAAATGAACCGGTACTCAAAAAAATCACCCATAATATCCGCACAGATGAAGTGCGGCACTATAAATACTTTTTCAAATATTTTAAGAAATATAATGAAACTGAGCGAAATAGCCGCTGGACTGTACTGCGCGCACTGGTGCGGCGGCTCTTAGAAATTCGTAATGATGATACGGAAATTGCGTTGCGCCATGTACTGGCGATCCGTTATCCACAGCAGGCGGGCGACTTAGCTTATGCGCGGCAAATGAATGCGCGCGTGAATAAACTAGTTCGCCGTCACCTATCAGCGGATATGTGCCTGAAGATGCTGCTTAAGCCGCTTGATCTGCCGGCGCGTATTCTGCCAAGCGTGCATTATCCGTTGACCAAGCTCACGCAACACCTATTTTTTCGCTAA
- the miaB gene encoding tRNA (N6-isopentenyl adenosine(37)-C2)-methylthiotransferase MiaB: MTKKVYIKTFGCQMNEYDSDKMADVLTNATDLFEQELVKTTSAEEADIILFNTCSVREKAQEKVFSDLGRARILKEAKPDLIIGVGGCVASQEGKAIVARAPYVDLVFGPQTLHRLPNMIEQRRRTGRAQVDISFPEIEKFDHLPPAQVNGPSAFVSIMEGCSKYCSYCVVPYTRGDEVSRPLPDVLTEIAGLADQGVREVTLLGQNVNAYRGLWHNPLGEPKVASAAETEPFEAADFATLIEYVAEIPGIERIRFTTSHPKEFSQRLIDAYASTPKLVDHLHLPVQHGSDRILAAMKRGYTVLEYKSIVRRLRAIRPNLSLSTDFIVGFPGETEADFKQLMALVDEIGYDTSFSFIYSPRPGTPAANLADDTPHEIKLARLQRLQAAIEANAQKISAAMVGTTQAILVEGPSRKNPAELCGRTENNRVVNFPAPFHTHQRLIGQSLELVIEDAYTNSLRGKLVTS; this comes from the coding sequence ATGACCAAGAAAGTCTATATTAAAACTTTCGGCTGTCAGATGAATGAATATGATTCTGACAAAATGGCCGATGTACTGACAAACGCAACTGACCTTTTCGAGCAAGAATTGGTTAAAACGACCTCGGCCGAAGAAGCTGATATTATTTTATTTAATACGTGTTCGGTACGCGAGAAAGCGCAAGAGAAGGTTTTCTCAGACTTAGGTCGCGCACGCATTCTAAAAGAGGCCAAACCGGATCTTATTATTGGTGTCGGCGGCTGCGTGGCAAGCCAAGAAGGTAAAGCGATTGTGGCCCGCGCACCTTATGTCGATCTGGTCTTTGGACCACAGACGTTACATCGACTCCCCAATATGATCGAACAACGCCGCCGCACGGGCCGCGCTCAGGTCGATATTTCATTTCCAGAAATCGAAAAATTCGACCATCTGCCACCGGCTCAGGTCAACGGCCCGAGCGCTTTCGTGTCGATTATGGAAGGATGCAGCAAATATTGTAGCTACTGTGTCGTACCCTATACCCGCGGCGATGAAGTCTCGCGGCCATTGCCTGATGTCTTAACTGAAATCGCCGGCCTGGCTGACCAAGGCGTGCGCGAGGTCACGCTGCTAGGCCAAAATGTGAATGCTTATCGGGGGCTTTGGCACAATCCGCTAGGTGAGCCTAAAGTAGCTTCCGCGGCAGAAACAGAACCCTTTGAAGCCGCAGATTTTGCTACTTTAATTGAATATGTTGCCGAGATTCCCGGGATTGAACGTATCCGCTTTACGACGTCCCACCCCAAAGAATTTAGCCAACGCTTAATTGATGCGTACGCCAGCACGCCTAAGCTGGTCGATCATTTGCATTTACCTGTGCAACATGGCTCTGACCGCATCCTGGCCGCCATGAAGCGCGGCTATACCGTACTTGAATATAAATCCATTGTGCGCCGCTTACGCGCGATTCGCCCCAATCTTTCACTTTCGACGGATTTTATCGTCGGCTTTCCAGGCGAAACCGAGGCGGATTTTAAACAACTGATGGCGTTGGTTGACGAAATCGGCTACGACACGAGTTTTTCATTTATTTATAGTCCCCGTCCTGGCACTCCGGCCGCCAATTTAGCGGATGATACGCCCCATGAAATTAAGTTGGCGCGCTTGCAACGCTTACAAGCGGCGATTGAAGCCAATGCGCAAAAAATCAGCGCCGCCATGGTCGGCACTACCCAAGCCATATTAGTGGAAGGACCCTCGCGCAAAAATCCGGCTGAGCTTTGCGGGCGCACAGAAAATAACCGCGTCGTCAACTTTCCAGCGCCCTTTCACACGCATCAACGTCTGATTGGGCAAAGCCTTGAATTAGTCATCGAAGATGCTTATACGAACTCTCTACGCGGCAAACTCGTGACATCATGA
- the glyS gene encoding glycine--tRNA ligase subunit beta has protein sequence MSQSATHTLLIELVTEELPPKALVRLADAFANGLVEKLNASDLIAGTPDFEPHASPRRLAVVIRQVRSAAPPKLVRQKILPISIALDAAGQATPALTKKLAKLGVADLNLAELERALDGKTEALFLNRTVPGAVLSDTLQIALNETLAQLPIPKMMRYQAPDGSFVQFVRPAHKLLALHGATVVPVSALGLNAGRTTLGHRFLSTHEITLMDADAYSDTLKQKGRVLTHFETRRATIHSQLFKQAGPAHINLPEALLDEVTALVEWPAVYLCQFDPAFLAVPQECLILTMQTNQKYFALTDANGTLQARFLVVSNLETATPERIIKGNERVVQARLADAKFFFEQDCKKPLSEKVAQLANVIYHHKLGSQLQRVERIETIATALASQLKADPTQVARAARLAKADLLTAMVNEFPELQGTMGQYYARHDGEPMEVALACAEHYQPRFAGDTLPTSITSTIVALADKLETLVGIWGIGLAPSGDKDPFALRRHALGILRIVLEKALPLDLAQLLRMGFAPFSAVPEVTDPTAALLVFLLDRLRGLLRERGYHANQIEAVLSHAPTRIDDLPARLEAVRVFAALPEAQALAAANKRITNILKKSAETPTTVQPALLIEAVEKALYAQLETLAPVVQTQLSAQQYTQVLITLAQLRTNVDTFFDEVMVNAEDNALRTNRLALLAQLWALMNCVADLAKLATG, from the coding sequence ATGAGTCAATCCGCTACCCATACTTTACTCATTGAACTGGTCACCGAGGAGCTGCCACCCAAAGCGCTGGTGCGCCTTGCTGATGCATTCGCCAACGGCCTAGTTGAAAAACTTAACGCATCTGACCTGATTGCTGGGACTCCTGATTTTGAGCCGCATGCAAGCCCACGCCGTTTAGCGGTAGTGATCCGTCAAGTGCGCAGCGCCGCTCCTCCTAAGCTCGTGCGCCAGAAAATCCTGCCCATCTCAATTGCACTTGATGCGGCTGGACAAGCGACCCCCGCTCTCACCAAAAAACTGGCTAAGCTCGGCGTCGCCGATTTAAACTTAGCCGAACTTGAGCGCGCCCTCGATGGTAAAACCGAGGCCCTCTTTCTAAACCGTACGGTACCTGGCGCCGTGCTAAGCGATACATTGCAAATAGCGCTGAATGAGACCTTAGCCCAACTCCCGATTCCCAAAATGATGCGCTATCAAGCGCCTGATGGTTCTTTCGTACAATTCGTGCGGCCCGCGCATAAGCTACTGGCTTTACATGGCGCAACCGTGGTACCAGTCAGCGCACTCGGGCTTAACGCCGGACGCACAACGTTAGGGCATCGCTTTTTGTCCACGCATGAAATCACTCTGATGGACGCGGATGCCTATAGCGATACCCTCAAACAAAAGGGTCGCGTACTGACCCACTTTGAAACCCGGCGCGCAACCATCCACAGCCAACTTTTTAAACAAGCTGGCCCTGCACACATTAACTTACCCGAGGCTTTATTGGATGAAGTCACCGCACTCGTCGAATGGCCTGCCGTGTATTTATGCCAGTTCGATCCGGCTTTTCTTGCAGTGCCGCAAGAATGCCTGATTTTGACCATGCAAACAAATCAAAAATATTTTGCCCTCACCGATGCCAACGGTACTCTACAGGCACGTTTTTTAGTGGTTTCAAATCTTGAAACTGCCACTCCTGAGAGAATTATTAAAGGCAATGAGCGCGTGGTGCAGGCACGCTTAGCAGATGCAAAATTCTTCTTTGAGCAAGACTGCAAAAAGCCGCTTAGCGAGAAGGTAGCGCAGCTTGCTAACGTTATCTACCATCATAAGCTGGGCTCGCAATTACAGCGCGTAGAGCGCATCGAAACCATCGCCACAGCCCTTGCCTCTCAACTTAAAGCCGACCCGACACAGGTGGCGCGCGCTGCGCGTTTGGCAAAAGCGGATTTATTAACCGCGATGGTGAATGAATTTCCCGAGCTGCAAGGTACCATGGGGCAATATTATGCGCGCCACGACGGCGAACCTATGGAAGTAGCGCTTGCCTGCGCCGAGCATTATCAGCCGCGCTTTGCCGGCGACACCTTGCCAACCTCAATCACGAGCACCATTGTAGCGCTTGCCGACAAACTTGAAACCTTGGTTGGCATCTGGGGCATTGGGCTTGCGCCGAGTGGCGACAAAGACCCATTTGCATTACGCCGTCACGCACTGGGTATCTTGCGCATCGTACTGGAAAAAGCCTTACCACTTGATCTGGCGCAACTTTTACGCATGGGTTTTGCACCATTTTCTGCTGTGCCCGAAGTCACCGATCCAACTGCTGCGCTATTGGTTTTCTTGCTAGACCGGCTACGCGGTTTATTACGCGAGCGCGGCTATCACGCCAATCAAATCGAAGCGGTACTTAGCCATGCGCCAACGCGAATTGACGACCTGCCGGCGCGGCTTGAAGCCGTGCGCGTATTCGCTGCACTGCCGGAAGCACAGGCGCTTGCTGCGGCTAATAAACGCATTACGAATATTTTAAAAAAATCCGCCGAGACCCCTACCACAGTACAGCCGGCCTTACTCATTGAAGCCGTCGAAAAAGCCCTCTATGCGCAGCTCGAAACCCTCGCACCCGTGGTACAAACCCAATTGAGCGCCCAACAGTACACTCAAGTACTGATAACGCTGGCGCAATTGCGCACCAACGTCGATACATTTTTTGATGAGGTGATGGTGAACGCAGAAGATAACGCTTTGCGGACGAACCGACTCGCTCTGCTGGCACAGCTCTGGGCCCTAATGAATTGCGTGGCGGATCTTGCAAAACTGGCGACCGGGTAG
- a CDS encoding c-type cytochrome, whose protein sequence is MQRKTLFGLLAGAVAALIFVTAIVLLPIFWQNSKPAVSHNAPTIITPEKQAEVIERGHYLARAGDCIACHTVRGGQQFAGGLPMPTPFGTLYTPNISPDNETGIGTWSSDDFYRAMHNGRSKDGSLLYPAFPFTSYTKVTRDDSDAIYVYLRSVPAIKQPNRPNEMRFPFNNRSLLIGWRTLFFSEGDFKPDPKQSVEWNRGAYLVEGLGHCAMCHTSINALGGSDQSAAFGGGLIPLQNWYAPSLTSNKETGLGDWNLQHIDDLLKTGVSQRGAVFGPMAEVVHNSLQYLSDADIRAMSVYLKSLPQKGEPPEPVQLVTSAAFGAKLFAQGEKIYVQQCASCHEADGRGQPPAYPPLASNQSIQMHSAVNPIRMVLNGGYPPSTTNNPRPYGMPPFAQHLSDAEVAAVVTYIRMAWNNHGTPVSPQQVNDLRSAPL, encoded by the coding sequence ATGCAACGCAAGACCTTATTTGGATTGTTAGCCGGCGCAGTCGCAGCGCTCATATTCGTTACAGCGATTGTGCTGCTTCCCATATTCTGGCAAAACAGTAAACCGGCAGTTAGTCACAACGCACCTACGATAATAACGCCCGAGAAGCAGGCGGAAGTGATCGAGCGCGGCCATTATCTGGCGCGCGCAGGAGATTGCATCGCTTGCCATACGGTACGCGGCGGCCAACAGTTTGCCGGCGGCCTCCCTATGCCTACGCCATTTGGCACTCTGTATACGCCCAATATCTCCCCGGATAATGAAACTGGGATCGGCACTTGGAGTTCAGACGATTTTTATCGCGCTATGCACAACGGGCGCTCCAAAGACGGCAGCTTGCTCTATCCCGCCTTTCCGTTTACCAGCTATACTAAGGTGACCCGCGACGATTCCGACGCAATCTACGTATATCTCCGTTCAGTGCCAGCAATTAAGCAACCGAACCGGCCTAATGAAATGCGCTTTCCGTTCAATAATCGCAGCCTCCTAATCGGGTGGCGCACGCTTTTTTTCTCTGAAGGCGACTTTAAACCCGATCCAAAGCAATCCGTTGAGTGGAATCGCGGTGCGTATCTGGTTGAAGGCTTAGGTCATTGCGCAATGTGCCATACCAGCATTAATGCGCTGGGCGGTTCCGACCAAAGCGCAGCCTTTGGCGGAGGGTTAATTCCGCTGCAGAATTGGTATGCGCCTTCATTAACCTCAAACAAAGAAACTGGACTGGGCGATTGGAATCTCCAGCATATTGACGATCTGTTAAAAACCGGCGTCTCGCAACGCGGCGCGGTTTTTGGGCCAATGGCTGAGGTCGTGCATAATAGCTTGCAATATCTCTCTGATGCAGATATCCGCGCGATGTCGGTGTATTTAAAATCATTGCCACAAAAGGGCGAGCCGCCTGAACCTGTGCAGCTAGTTACCTCAGCGGCATTTGGCGCAAAGCTTTTTGCCCAAGGCGAAAAAATCTATGTCCAACAGTGCGCAAGCTGCCATGAAGCAGACGGGCGCGGGCAACCCCCAGCCTATCCACCGCTAGCGAGCAATCAGTCGATTCAAATGCACTCAGCGGTTAACCCCATTCGGATGGTGCTCAATGGCGGCTACCCGCCCTCCACCACCAATAATCCGCGCCCATACGGAATGCCGCCCTTTGCTCAGCATCTGTCTGACGCGGAAGTCGCGGCGGTGGTCACCTATATCCGCATGGCATGGAACAACCACGGTACGCCAGTATCGCCGCAACAGGTCAATGACTTGCGCTCGGCGCCACTCTAA
- a CDS encoding gamma-glutamylcyclotransferase translates to MNQPSNAPATPAYPSLLGEVCPLTSEELEHSLHTSLQHWDRTSDLWLFAYGSLIWKPDLPAAEACNARVYGYHRGLYLWSCLTRGTPQIPGLVLALDRGGSCAGQALRIATDGAMTYLEKLWQREMAMGSYRPVWLTCQLHDGRRVRALTFAMHRDKPTYAGRLPDHIVRTAFERAQGRCGTTLDYVARTVEALRASGIPDRTLEALLKRCQCKKAEE, encoded by the coding sequence ATGAACCAACCAAGTAATGCGCCTGCTACGCCAGCTTACCCATCACTGCTGGGCGAAGTCTGCCCTCTCACCAGTGAAGAACTGGAGCATTCGCTACACACTTCGCTGCAACACTGGGATCGAACCTCCGACCTCTGGCTTTTCGCCTATGGCTCGCTGATCTGGAAGCCTGATTTGCCCGCTGCCGAAGCATGCAACGCCCGTGTCTATGGCTATCATCGCGGGCTATATTTGTGGTCTTGCCTCACCCGCGGCACGCCGCAGATCCCGGGCCTCGTGCTCGCGCTTGACCGGGGCGGCTCATGCGCTGGCCAGGCTCTTAGAATCGCCACCGATGGCGCCATGACTTATTTAGAAAAACTGTGGCAACGTGAAATGGCGATGGGTTCCTACCGTCCCGTTTGGCTCACCTGCCAACTCCACGATGGCCGCCGTGTGCGCGCCCTCACCTTTGCGATGCACCGCGATAAACCTACGTACGCTGGACGCCTGCCAGATCATATTGTACGCACCGCTTTTGAACGCGCTCAAGGCCGCTGCGGCACAACGCTTGATTACGTAGCGCGCACAGTGGAAGCGCTACGCGCGAGCGGCATCCCTGACCGGACGTTGGAAGCACTGCTCAAGCGTTGTCAATGTAAAAAAGCGGAGGAGTAG
- a CDS encoding HlyC/CorC family transporter encodes MNDVSPSRKFASKPRSLLERLTDLISPGPDSRSELLEVLQDAHNRNLIDADSLSMIEGVFQVTDLCARDIMVPRAQIDAINIAHSPETFIPFVLEKEHSRYPVYESNRDHVIGILLAKDLLRFYAEEDFDVRGMLRPAVFIPESKPLNVLLRDFRVNRNHIAMVVDEYGGIAGLITIEDVLEQIVGDIEDEYDFEEEEDNIIGSPDGRCRVRALTEIVQFNKFFGTQYSDEEVDTIGGLITHRFARVPHRGETVRIDNLIFEVLRSDARQVHMLLVRRTPQTAPSETERH; translated from the coding sequence ATGAACGATGTCTCCCCCAGTCGCAAATTCGCCAGCAAACCTCGCTCATTGCTTGAGCGTCTAACGGATCTTATTTCTCCTGGACCTGATTCGCGTAGCGAACTACTCGAAGTCCTCCAAGATGCACATAACCGCAATCTAATCGATGCAGATTCGCTGTCAATGATCGAAGGGGTCTTTCAAGTAACCGATTTATGCGCGCGCGACATTATGGTGCCACGTGCGCAAATAGATGCGATCAATATTGCGCATAGTCCAGAAACCTTTATTCCCTTCGTTCTTGAAAAAGAGCATTCGCGCTATCCGGTCTATGAAAGTAACCGGGATCATGTGATCGGCATTCTACTGGCGAAGGATCTACTACGCTTTTATGCCGAAGAGGATTTTGATGTGCGCGGGATGCTGCGCCCGGCGGTTTTTATTCCTGAATCGAAGCCTCTGAATGTGCTACTGCGCGATTTCCGAGTAAACCGCAATCATATTGCCATGGTGGTTGACGAATATGGCGGTATCGCCGGCTTAATTACGATCGAGGATGTGCTTGAACAGATCGTTGGAGATATTGAAGATGAATACGATTTCGAGGAAGAAGAAGATAATATCATTGGCTCACCAGATGGCCGCTGCCGGGTCCGCGCTCTGACTGAAATTGTGCAATTCAATAAATTCTTTGGCACGCAATATAGTGATGAAGAAGTCGATACGATTGGCGGCTTAATTACCCATCGCTTTGCCCGTGTGCCGCATCGTGGCGAAACAGTGCGCATCGATAACCTGATCTTTGAAGTTTTGCGTAGCGACGCGCGCCAGGTGCATATGCTGCTTGTGCGCCGTACGCCGCAGACAGCCCCATCCGAGACTGAACGCCATTAA
- the ybeY gene encoding rRNA maturation RNase YbeY, whose protein sequence is MKRAHRLQLTVQFVASNSASHQALLPRATLIHWIKTALFADAILTLRFVDEEEGRMLNRTWRNKDYATNVLTFNYAENLGDPVTADLALCCPVIEQEASAHKKPLAAHYAHLIVHGVLHAQGYQHDADEEALIMETLETELLAKLGFDNPYC, encoded by the coding sequence ATGAAACGAGCCCATCGCCTGCAACTTACCGTACAATTCGTTGCCAGCAACAGCGCATCGCATCAAGCGTTACTGCCACGCGCTACGCTCATACACTGGATTAAGACCGCGCTTTTTGCCGATGCTATTCTGACGTTACGCTTTGTAGACGAAGAAGAAGGCAGAATGCTGAATCGCACTTGGCGCAACAAAGATTATGCAACCAATGTTTTGACTTTTAATTATGCAGAAAACCTGGGTGACCCTGTCACTGCCGACTTAGCGCTATGCTGCCCAGTCATTGAGCAGGAAGCCAGCGCACACAAAAAACCGCTGGCGGCGCATTACGCTCACCTGATTGTGCACGGAGTTTTACATGCGCAAGGTTATCAACATGACGCTGACGAGGAAGCATTGATTATGGAAACCTTGGAAACCGAACTGCTGGCCAAACTTGGCTTTGATAACCCATATTGCTAA
- the glyQ gene encoding glycine--tRNA ligase subunit alpha yields MLTFQHIIMTLQAYWDAQGCALLQPYDMEVGAGTSHTATFLRAIGPEPWRAAYVQPSRRPKDGRYGENPNRLQHYYQYQVVLKPAPENIIDLYLGSLKALGLDLTQNDVRFVEDDWENPTLGAWGLGWEVWLNGMEVTQFTYFQQVGGLDCKPVLGEITYGIERLAMYLQQVENVYDLVWTEAPPASADPNGVQNKPHTLTYGDVFHQNEVEQSTYNFEHSNVELLFSFFSHYETEAKRLIQLQLALPAYEMIMKAAHTFNLLDARGAISVTERAAYIGRIRTLSRQIAQAYYDSREKLGFPMLTRTPISTSA; encoded by the coding sequence ATGCTTACTTTTCAGCACATCATCATGACTTTGCAAGCATATTGGGATGCACAAGGCTGCGCCTTGTTGCAGCCCTACGATATGGAAGTAGGCGCGGGCACCTCGCACACGGCTACTTTTTTGCGCGCCATCGGCCCCGAACCTTGGCGCGCAGCTTATGTCCAGCCATCACGCCGCCCTAAAGATGGCCGCTATGGTGAAAATCCAAACCGCTTACAACATTACTATCAGTATCAAGTGGTGTTAAAACCCGCGCCGGAAAATATTATTGACTTATACCTTGGCTCGCTTAAAGCGCTTGGCCTTGACCTCACCCAAAATGATGTGCGCTTTGTGGAAGACGATTGGGAGAATCCAACTTTAGGCGCCTGGGGCTTAGGCTGGGAAGTTTGGCTCAATGGCATGGAAGTCACGCAATTTACTTATTTCCAGCAAGTAGGCGGTCTCGATTGTAAACCTGTGTTAGGAGAAATCACTTACGGCATCGAACGGCTCGCGATGTATCTGCAACAAGTCGAAAATGTCTACGATCTGGTTTGGACTGAAGCGCCACCTGCTAGCGCTGACCCCAACGGAGTTCAAAATAAACCCCATACGCTGACCTACGGCGATGTCTTTCACCAAAATGAAGTGGAGCAGTCCACTTACAATTTTGAACATTCGAATGTTGAACTGCTATTTAGCTTTTTTAGCCATTATGAGACGGAAGCAAAACGCCTGATTCAACTCCAATTAGCGCTACCCGCGTATGAAATGATTATGAAGGCGGCTCACACATTTAATTTACTTGATGCACGCGGTGCAATTTCAGTGACTGAGCGAGCCGCCTATATTGGCCGCATCCGAACCTTGTCTCGACAAATTGCGCAAGCCTATTATGATTCTCGTGAGAAACTGGGCTTCCCGATGCTCACGCGCACTCCCATTTCAACCTCGGCCTAA